Proteins from a single region of Starkeya sp. ORNL1:
- a CDS encoding sugar ABC transporter permease, protein MTETSTVSHLARGAAEATPEPVARRVRGLSDRAIAWVFIAPTIILLLAINIFPLIWTIQLSFTNYRANRPNAAVTNVGVEHYSNILSDPDVWHSMQVTAHFVLWTIVIQTVLGFALAYLIDRKFRGHGFWTTVILIPMMLSPAVVGNFWKFLYQPQIGLFNYIVGFFTGMDPSSFQMIGDVRLAPWSIIIVDTWMWTPYVMLICLAGLRSIPDYIYEAAEVDRASAWRQFWSITLPMAMPFIMLAVLFRGIENFKMFDLVNLLTSGGPGSTTEVASITLKREAFEKWRTGYSSAFAIILFVTVFGLANIYVKALNRVKSR, encoded by the coding sequence ATGACGGAAACATCCACGGTCAGTCATCTCGCGCGGGGCGCCGCCGAGGCGACGCCGGAGCCGGTCGCCCGGCGCGTGCGGGGCCTGTCCGACCGGGCCATTGCCTGGGTATTCATCGCCCCGACCATCATCCTGCTGCTGGCGATCAACATCTTTCCGCTGATCTGGACCATCCAGCTCTCCTTCACGAACTACCGGGCGAACCGGCCGAACGCGGCGGTGACCAATGTCGGCGTCGAGCATTACTCCAATATCCTGTCCGATCCCGACGTCTGGCATTCGATGCAGGTCACCGCGCACTTCGTGCTGTGGACCATCGTCATCCAGACCGTGCTCGGCTTCGCGCTGGCCTATCTGATCGACCGCAAGTTCCGCGGCCACGGCTTCTGGACCACGGTGATCCTGATCCCGATGATGCTGTCGCCGGCGGTGGTGGGGAATTTCTGGAAGTTCCTCTACCAGCCGCAGATCGGGCTGTTCAACTACATCGTCGGCTTCTTCACCGGGATGGACCCGTCTTCCTTCCAGATGATCGGCGATGTCCGGCTGGCGCCGTGGTCGATCATCATCGTCGATACCTGGATGTGGACGCCCTATGTGATGCTGATCTGCCTCGCCGGGCTGCGCTCCATTCCCGATTACATCTATGAGGCGGCGGAAGTCGACCGCGCCTCGGCGTGGCGGCAGTTCTGGTCGATCACGCTGCCGATGGCGATGCCGTTCATCATGCTCGCGGTGCTGTTCCGCGGCATCGAGAACTTCAAGATGTTCGACCTGGTGAACCTGCTCACCTCCGGCGGCCCGGGCTCCACCACCGAAGTCGCGTCCATTACGCTGAAGCGCGAGGCGTTCGAGAAATGGCGCACCGGCTATTCCTCGGCCTTCGCGATCATCCTGTTCGTCACGGTGTTCGGGCTGGCGAACATCTATGTGAAAGCGCTGAACCGGGTGAAGAGTCGATGA